Below is a genomic region from Betta splendens chromosome 8, fBetSpl5.4, whole genome shotgun sequence.
TAGTTCCCATGCACTacatgcagctgtgcagcacagaCCAGAGCTGCCCAAACCGTCCAGGATTGGttcaacaaccagaaccagttcaCAGTTTATACCTGCCCCCTTACAGCCCCGTTCTAAATGCAACTGAGGCGGTGGAAAGTGTATGATCAGCAACCACACACCCACAGGACTCTCCTGCAGGCAGTGGAAGAGGCATGCGGAGACACTGAGGTGGATTCCACACACAAGGCCATATTTTCCCTAATGACCGTGTGGACATCGCCTGTGATGTGAATGAGGTCTTATGGCCAGACTCACAAAGAAGACAGGATCCATAAGctccccaccacacacacacacacacactgtctgttctgtctctttTTCTGACAAATTTCTGTAACAATGTTTTTCGAGTGAAAACTATTACTTCAGAAATGTTACTTTTGAATTTTACAGAAGAAGTCGGAGCAAAATagaattaaaaatggaaacacaacGAATGGagtgttttatataaagttCATCAGTGTGTTGCTGGTGATATGAAAGTATGATTCAAATTGAGCTTGTGTGTAAGGTTTAGTTGCAAAAAGATGTGAGTTTTTAATCTCCAAGTGCTGATGTCTGATTGGCTTGTGTGTAGAGTTTTGTTAATTCAGATCCCCTTAAATttttcacgcacacacacacacacacggacgcacgcacgcacgcacgcacacacacacacacacgccagatTGTGATTTCCAGACACTGCTTCAACTTAAGTGGAATGTTGAGATAGTGCCCATGTTTTGTTTACCCAGTCATGCCAAAGCATGTTTACGGTTCTTCTGACAATGTCACGCCATGTGGGTCACTCACATTCTTCACTGGAGCCTTGGTACTGTAAGTGAGCGTCATGTTTAATTTACTGTTTCACGCTAAGGACGACATACTACTGCATATTGTTCCTGTAGGTCCAGATGAGCGTGCTCTCTTTCCCAAGCTTTACCCTGGAACCACCATCAGCCTCTGACTCTGCAAACTCCACTTATCTCAGCGTATCATCAGTGTGTTCTTAACTGACAGTTTGATTGATGCTGCTCTCCCCTTGAACTGAACCAATCCACACAGGGTGACAGAAAGGTGGCATTCAGGCAAATTACACAAGAAAATCATGTTAATGTTTAGggagaaacacaagaaaagaaaagaaaacacaaaacctaGTGATTAAAACACCACAGTTGGGTCATAAACCATCTGGGGCATGTTTACCACCCTGGTTTGACAAAAATCCTGAAGATCTTGAACCTGCTGAAAGAAAGTTCATCTACAGATCCTTTTCAGATCCTGTGTCCTGTTGATTAAATTTGAATTATATACATCATACACAATGCTGTTCCAGGAAAGAGGAGatgggaaggaggaagaagaaaaggagttCTTTGGCAAACTGGAGTACACGTTGGattataatacacacacacacacacacacacacacacacacacacacacacacacacacacacacacacttttgttaATAATCACTCACTCTCATCTACCCTGCAGGCTGTTGCTGTTAAGACAAGCATTGGCTTCAGGAGCAGGTTGGAGCACTCACCACATCATTGGTGAACAAATTATTGCAAATCTGACACAGGATGGCAAAAGATATTTTGGTTACATTTTGTGCTACTGTAATGCAGCTGTTGTGTAACTGCACAGTAGGTTACGCTCTGTGAGCTGCACTGACACtgagctggttctgctggagctttctttctctgtaaagatttttttacatttaaaagctTGCGTTATGtggactgtacagtagctgtgtaaggtttaaaaccttgtaaagtgccttaagaaATCTTTTGCTGTGAATTGAcactacataaataaaaatgaatttaatttaatttaattgattctGCTGGCTAGTGTTTCATCAAGGGGatgtttacttttttattatCAACACATCATCAAAGAACGTTAATTCTATTTAATTTCCAGACACAAGTACAAGTCCGTCTACAAGTGGCTTCAGTACATAAACAAGGAAATCAAGTGCAATTCCTTCGTTtctttcctgcttcctctttttATGAAGTCATTCTAGTTGTGATTTATTCCACTCCTATTTCCAACGACCACCCACTTTGCCTTTGCCATGGCCTTTTTTGCTGTggaaagaagagaaggaaatAAAAGGTGAAGATGACAGAGTGCTGTATAagtataacaaaataaacaaaaattattttatggtgtattgaagTAAATATTCACAAtttctgagcatgttggattcTGTTCAGAAGCACAATGATCTACAGGAAGCAAAcggaaaaatataaaaaaaaaataaaaatcatattTCTGATATTCAAGAACTGGTCTTTTAACTCATTTATACCTCATATTTTTGGTGTTTCATGTACTCCATGTAGTCAAACTTCTCAGACTCGAGTTGGTAGATGCGGTTCCACATGTCTTGGGCCCGTTGCCTTGGAAAATTAAAACAgtagtttctttttttctttttcccagaaggaacagaaaaacagaccaCTAAACGCTAGTGCTACCTTCAACCCGACATGCACCCAAATGAATTCCCTGCTCATTTACTTCGTTTCCAATTTCCCACTTTTCAGCTCATCATAACCTATTGATGCACTGTTTCTGCAGTTATTTTCTAGATAAATATTTGTACAATCCTCCCCCATCCCATCACCACCCATCACCACCTCATCCAGAAGGACCACCCACCTTCACTGACCTACTGATTGGCATCATAATCAGACTCTATTTCCACAAAACTCCCATATATACAATCAATAGTACACAACAAAAGTCGAAGTAATCTAAAACAGGTTAGCTGTCTGAAACATAATTCAAGGACACTCACTTGAGTGCATCCTCTCTCATAGTGTCGATCCCTAGTGGCTGCCGTCTCTCAGCCAGAGTCTTCTTCTTGATCTCTCTGCCTGTCAGGCGCTTGCCCTTCCTCGTCTCAGCCTGGGAAAAACATTACACAAAGCACATGTTCAtcgtttgtgttattttgtctCCCTCCTTATAATTGTCACAAACAAGGACGCCAGTGGTGGCCTGACCTTGGCCAAGAATCCTCCAAAGTTTGCTCCCATACCAGACAGCACTTTTTTCTTCTTGGCATCATCATCAGCCTTCCTCttggcctcctcttcctcttttctgtgACGCTCCTCCTGAAGGATGGAGTGGATGTGAGCTTTAGAAGAAGGGTTGTTTAGTATACTAGACATGTGTGAGTAGATTTTAAGCATCAGGCCAGTAACAATATTTTCTAGGTGCAATTGGTAAAACAACACATACTAATATATGAAGATAGGTACAGTATACTAATACTTTAGTGAGGTATAGATATGCGTGTTCGATTGTTTCTTACAGCAATTCTGTTTTgtctgtccttctccttctctgctcgAACCCTCTGAATCTCAGCCCTCTCTGACCGACGACGCTCCTGAAGTACAGAGAAACAAAGAAGCAATAATACATTATTATACAAGTTCTCCATATGGTTGTTTAAGTAAACTACTGAAGTAGCTTATTATAGAGTAGTGGATAGAGTGCTATGCTCTATTTATGTTTCAGGTCTGATTAAATTGAGCTTACAATTCGATCCTTGAGGCCAATCAACTCTTCTTCgtccttcttcctctgctcaaAGTGGGCATCAATCAGAGTGTGCAGCTCTAGTAAATCCTTCTCCATACGCTTTCTGTGGATATCCTGTAAACAGGAGAGATTTAATGTATTGTATTAATGTATTTGTGTATGCACATgcctattattattaacatagtCAGTAACAATATTGCAGTTATTTACTTCCTAACATGTTAATGGTTCACCCAggatgtgatttatttattatatgttgTTCCATAATTCCTACGGCTTTTACTCTGACACATCTTGTTCTGGATGTAATTTTGTTTACATCACTTTTCCCTCTTGATGATGAACTGAGCTAAAATGTCACACTTCATCACATGCTGTATGTCTTGCGGTCTGATCTTGGTTAATTCCCCATCTTGTAACTTACATCAAAATCAACTCTTTCTCCCTCAGGAATCTTTGGAGGCGCAAGCTGGGGTGCCATAGGTCTGGAAAAAAGAAGAGCTCTGATGAAAGGCTGAGAAACTACAACCAAATACATGAAAACAGCTTGACTAAACCTACTTGGGCTTGGGGCGCTCCTCCTCTGTTGATCATagagaaaaaatgaaaacaaacaggtcaAATTACTGATTAAGCAACAGTGAAATTGTAACTTCTTGCAACAAAAATGTTTAGTAAGGGTGTTAATGTAACAGAAAGCACAGCAAGCATGGTGTTGggatttaaactttttttattacctgtgaaaaacaagttaaaaaaaCCTCCTTACCCGTCAAGTTATGTGCTTCACATGTTCtagattttattatttatattggaCACTTTTctcataaaatatgttttataagGTGAAAGAAGCTGAATTAACATGTTGATGACGATATTAAGAAATGAAACATCCTGTTTTTTGTTTACCCCTTAAGGAAACCACACTTTTCTCACCTTCCTCTTGAGCATCTTGATTTGATGGACCAGCAGCATAATGACAGCAATGAGCCAATACGTAAAAGATGGCGGCAACACACACAAGGAGATTTTAACAATGAGTGAGAAATACAAAAGCAAATAGAATAGTATGGCATTGGGAATAAGCGTGCACGTAAAATTTAAGATACATGGTTGGAAAGtacacaaagaggaaaaaaagggagaaGATATAGTGTAAATGGAAAAAATGAGGCAACAaaaaagggttagggttagaacGTATTAAAACATGTGTGGACTGATTGACAGAAGTCTAGGCTTAAACAAAAtgccagacacacaaacatactgtacaaaaaaactttttttttacagagaaATTGGTTGAAATACGACTGTCACAATGGTAAATGTGAATCCAAAGCCAAAAGTctattagcttagcttagcagcGGTctattagcttagcttagcaaaaagaaaaaaaaagctatttGTTTTCCAGATGACACTGACTTATTACTACAGCTTTAGAATGATTAGCAGTTAGCTATCTGTTTCCCCATCTGCAGTGTTGATGCTAGGCTAAGCTACATGACTGctttaatttcatattcatcatgaGAGTGGTCTTGGTCttggtctgtttttttctttaagttcctaagaaaaaaagtatttttaaaatatagcACCGCTTGCAATGCTTTAAAACTAcaatttcccatcatgcactgcGAGCCACACTGTAGACCCTTTACAGCTTACAGTATATCATCAAAAAACGCATGTGGATTTCAGCAACAAACTAGCCCATTCATTTAACCATGCATCCAGTGGTTTGTAGAGAGTCtcacagttactgtactgtgcacACTTTACCAATCAAACTAGTGTTTACACTGAGTTCATAAGTATTGGGCCACTTACTGAGTTGGTGCCTAGCATTAGTGAGTAAGACGTGCTTTCTTCACTGCAAACAGGATCTACTCAGTGATGTGGCTCAATGCCTGCCAAACTAAAACAGAACTTGCTCTGAATTtgaggagcagctgtgtttatttatgtacagttgTAGATGGTTTCCAGCGTACGTATCCAACATTAACACTGAACTGGCCTTGTGTTTTAAGCCAGATGGAGGATGTCAGCTCACAACTCACTCTCCTGTTAAAAACCCACTCTAACTTTATGGCTGACATGGTCAAAAAATAGGCAATACGGAAAAACGTTCATAAGGACGAGAAAAGCATGAATGAGCATGAACACATATATCATCAAATTTTATGCTGCACTGGCTTTGAAGGCTCATTGGTAATATTGTTTGAATCATTATGCTATAACATCATTTTACCTTGATAGTCTTGCTGTTCTGAGACCCGGACCAGCAGCGTCAGCCCATGTAAAAGCAAGAAAGTGGTTGACAGGACAGAGTTAGTGTCACGAcacgagagagaaagaaagactgCTTTTATCATTTGTACCATTTACACTTTTACACTCAATCTTcacaatatatatttatagtgtGGCTGAAACATCTTCCTTCCCAGACTTTTGACATGACAGGCAGCAGGCCCTTACAGTACACTGTACTGTCCACTTCCTCACTGGGAGAGTTCCTGACCTtacctcctccatcttcatccACCTCGTGTTCTTGGTcaccctccagctcctcctcgacCTCTGGGAGACACAAGACTCAGGAAAGTATATAAATAAGAATATAAATCAACGCATCATATGAATCTTCATTGATGCTGTTGCTTCGGCCTCTgagagagacaaacatggaCACGTGTGACTGAACTCACCCTCTGCCTGATCCCTGGAGGGAGACAGAAAGGGAAGTCATTTAAATCTCAGTGAGTTATTTACACTGGAATGAGCAAAGGTCAGTGATTAACAATGATTTAAGGCTGCTGTACTCACTCATATTCCTCCTCTATATCCGACATGGCTGCAGCCAAGGCAAACAGAATAAAGTTTTATCAGAATGATGCAGAACACACCAGTACTGGGCCACAGTTTAACAGTGAGTAGGATGTTATATAATACTAAGCAATCAATAatgtaacacaaacagcaggctgACAGTACCCATGACATCACCAGTATCATTCCATGTGGTCACAGTCTCTATTTGCCTGTGATGAATCACTTTGAAATTTGGCAATGCACTTTAAAATTGTGTTGGCTATAAATTGTCCCTCTGAGCTGCCATTGTCCTGACatagacacagagacagacacatacAGATGAGGTGCGCTTGACGCCAGCCTGGCATGTCCAATACTGGGAGACCAAATGAGAGCCAACAGGTGAGAATGTGACGATGAAACGCTGGCAGACCAACCAAGATCGAGTTTCTCGCCCTCCCTAGTTTCCAACCACATCTCGCATCACTTGCACTTTGTTCCCTGTGTTGGGATGATTTACTTTCAAGGACTACACAAGTGAACATGACCTGTGTTTAACAAGCATGTAACTACTGACTGTAGGGATATAGGCACTCAGCAAATCCAACTGAACCAACAACAACTAGCTCTGCAGTTTTGAATGAAGATTATTATCTCTGATTATTGATATGATTACTAGCTTCGCTCCCATCCTTGAACATGTCACACCCACACATTTGTCTATCTCTCTGCCATCAGGAAGAATTTATAGTGGTCCTGTGACTGTGAGCTTGAATTTATAGAAGCTGCAACTGTCATTATGAATGGTGCCCTCCTTTGCCTCTGTCTGGTGCCATGTTCGGTAACAGGACAAGCCCAGCAACCTTCTCTCAATGGCAGAGACGTAAATTTCCATGTATATAAAGCAATGCAGTTCAACCCTTAGTGGGGGTAGATGAGGTTATTAAAGGAGGAACTATGGATCATTCACTCACACCTTGGCCTGGAGCCATCTTTATGTTCATCAGCTGAATGTTTATGATATGTGAAATTAAAAGATGGGACATCAATCCTATGAATGTACACAAAATTTTGTCTAGTTTTATTGTGAGCAAAGATAGTATTCCCAAACTCCCCAAACAAAGACTTCAAGGTATGGGGGACCGGAGAGAATGAGGGTGGAGAGAAATgacggatggatgaatgaaGGATGGAGATTTCAACAATGCTGCCGGACAGTTGGAAACACTCGTTTGGAGCTAAATGGAGTTGGAGGTTGAGGGGGGGATGAACCAGGGGATTTAAGCAGAGTCAAGTTCCAGTAGGCAGCCAGCAGGGGCTTAAGCAGGGTTAATTTTAGTCAAGGACAATGCATGTGTGAAAAAGAATGACTAGTCAGACATTGATCACCAGGGTCAAAGGCAGGATACTGGGGATTAATAAcatataaatacagtaaaatcagGCTTATCAggattttattgtaaatgaatTAGCAGGTGTAACTAACAGTAATTAACCATGCTAGAGAAGAGGAAAGTTGCTCTAAACAAAAAACTGATACTGAACTGAGGTGTAAACGTAACATACATTATTTAAGTCTGTGTATCTTTCATACATGTACTGCATGTAAGTATGCAAGTATTTATTAAAAGTAGTATGTAGTTAATAAATAC
It encodes:
- the tnnt1 gene encoding troponin T, slow skeletal muscle isoform X4 gives rise to the protein MSDIEEEYEDQAEEVEEELEGDQEHEVDEDGGEQQDYQDAQEEEEERPKPKPMAPQLAPPKIPEGERVDFDDIHRKRMEKDLLELHTLIDAHFEQRKKDEEELIGLKDRIERRRSERAEIQRVRAEKEKDRQNRIAEERHRKEEEEAKRKADDDAKKKKVLSGMGANFGGFLAKAETRKGKRLTGREIKKKTLAERRQPLGIDTMREDALKQRAQDMWNRIYQLESEKFDYMEYMKHQKYEIIVLLNRIQHAQKFKKGHGKGKVGGRWK
- the tnnt1 gene encoding troponin T, slow skeletal muscle isoform X5 — protein: MAPQLAPPKIPEGERVDFDDIHRKRMEKDLLELHTLIDAHFEQRKKDEEELIGLKDRIERRRSERAEIQRVRAEKEKDRQNRIAEERHRKEEEEAKRKADDDAKKKKVLSGMGANFGGFLAKAETRKGKRLTGREIKKKTLAERRQPLGIDTMREDALKQRAQDMWNRIYQLESEKFDYMEYMKHQKYEIIVLLNRIQHAQKFKKGHGKGKVGGRWK
- the tnnt1 gene encoding troponin T, slow skeletal muscle isoform X2, which gives rise to MPYTYNHTCTVPLRPLVTIKLCANRHCAIAIHLPVCLCLPLVTLDHHSAMSDIEEEYEDQAEEVEEELEGDQEHEVDEDGGEQQDYQEEERPKPKPMAPQLAPPKIPEGERVDFDDIHRKRMEKDLLELHTLIDAHFEQRKKDEEELIGLKDRIERRRSERAEIQRVRAEKEKDRQNRIAEERHRKEEEEAKRKADDDAKKKKVLSGMGANFGGFLAKAETRKGKRLTGREIKKKTLAERRQPLGIDTMREDALKQRAQDMWNRIYQLESEKFDYMEYMKHQKYEIIVLLNRIQHAQKFKKGHGKGKVGGRWK
- the tnnt1 gene encoding troponin T, slow skeletal muscle isoform X3, producing MPYTYNHTCTVPLRPLVTIKLCANRHCAIAIHLPVCLCLPLVTLDHHSAMSDIEEEYEDQAEEVEEELEGDQEHEVDEDGGEQQDYQDAQEEEEERPKPKPMAPQLAPPKIPEGERVDFDDIHRKRMEKDLLELHTLIDAHFEQRKKDEEELIGLKDRIERRRSERAEIQRVRAEKEKDRQNRIAEERHRKEEEEAKRKADDDAKKKKVLSGMGANFGGFLAKAETRKGKRLTGREIKKKTLAERRQPLGIDTMREDALKQRAQDMWNRIYQLESEKFDYMEYMKHQKYEQKRPWQRQSGWSLEIGVE
- the tnnt1 gene encoding troponin T, slow skeletal muscle isoform X1, with the protein product MPYTYNHTCTVPLRPLVTIKLCANRHCAIAIHLPVCLCLPLVTLDHHSAMSDIEEEYEDQAEEVEEELEGDQEHEVDEDGGEQQDYQDAQEEEEERPKPKPMAPQLAPPKIPEGERVDFDDIHRKRMEKDLLELHTLIDAHFEQRKKDEEELIGLKDRIERRRSERAEIQRVRAEKEKDRQNRIAEERHRKEEEEAKRKADDDAKKKKVLSGMGANFGGFLAKAETRKGKRLTGREIKKKTLAERRQPLGIDTMREDALKQRAQDMWNRIYQLESEKFDYMEYMKHQKYEIIVLLNRIQHAQKFKKGHGKGKVGGRWK